Proteins encoded by one window of Lathyrus oleraceus cultivar Zhongwan6 chromosome 1, CAAS_Psat_ZW6_1.0, whole genome shotgun sequence:
- the LOC127074461 gene encoding UDP-glycosyltransferase 43 yields the protein MHDIIHTINNTCVETYFNIDIIESLLFQSLIAMTKFEVVFVATPAIGNIVPVVEFANHLTKHNPQFSATILIVTVPQRLLVNTYIQSLSSSTTNLRFIHLPPVDPPTSDQYQSFVTYISLLMQNQKNNIKNTLLNLTSSTESTSESVKLAALFVDMFSTTLIDVANEISVPCYLFFASPASFLGFMLHLPSTESLESETEFEIPSFKNPLPKVILPSLVLNKKTGAYSWMSYHGERYKETKGIIINTVQELEPYSLQSLYNDLDLPPVYPIGPILDLDGPAQWDPNPVQYNYIMEWLDMQVPGSVVFLCFGSLGSLEVKQAEQIAIGLERAGIRFLWALREPPKARLDDPRDYASYENVLPNGFLKRTVGMGIVCGWVPQAKVLAHKAVGGFVSHCGWNSILESLWYGVPIATWPVYAEQQMNAFEMVRELGLAVEIRLDYTKGGDLVRAEEIENGVTKLKNGSDEIKRKVKDMSEKCRVALTENGSSYNNLVSLIKELTK from the coding sequence ATGCATGACATAATACACACTATTAATAATACATGTGTTGAAACATACTTCAATATTGATATCATAGAAAGTTTGCTCTTTCAATCCCTAATCGCCATGACAAAATTTGAGGTGGTTTTTGTCGCTACACCAGCTATCGGAAACATTGTTCCCGTCGTCGAATTCGCTAACCATCTAACCAAACACAACCCTCAATTCTCTGCTACCATTCTCATCGTCACCGTCCCACAAAGACTCCTCGTTAACACTTACATCCAATCTCTTTCTTCCTCCACCACCAATCTTCGTTTCATCCACCTCCCTCCCGTAGACCCTCCCACATCCGATCAGTACCAATCATTCGTCACTTACATCTCCCTCCTCATGCAGAACCAAAAAAATAACATCAAAAACACACTCCTAAACCTCACATCATCAACCGAGTCAACTTCCGAGTCGGTTAAACTCGCTGCTTTGTTCGTCGACATGTTCTCCACCACCCTCATCGATGTCGCTAACGAGATCTCCGTCCCTTGCTACCTCTTCTTCGCGTCGCCGGCGAGTTTCCTCGGATTCATGCTCCACCTTCCAAGTACTGAATCGCTAGAATCGGAAACTGAGTTTGAAATCCCAAGTTTCAAGAACCCGCTGCCGAAAGTCATTTTACCTAGCTTGGTGCTGAACAAGAAAACCGGCGCTTATTCGTGGATGTCATATCATGGAGAAAGGTACAAAGAAACAAAGGGTATAATCATAAATACAGTACAAGAGCTTGAACCTTATTCTCTTCAATCACTTTACAACGATTTAGATCTTCCACCGGTTTATCCAATTGGGCCGATTCTTGACCTTGATGGACCGGCTCAATGGGACCCGAACCCGGTTCAATACAATTACATCATGGAGTGGCTCGATATGCAGGTTCCTGGTTCTGTGGTTTTTCTTTGCTTTGGTAGTTTGGGAAGTCTCGAAGTGAAACAAGCTGAGCAGATTGCTATTGGGCTTGAACGGGCTGGGATTAGATTTTTATGGGCTTTAAGGGAACCACCCAAGGCCCGTTTAGATGACCCAAGAGATTACGCGAGTTACGAGAATGTTCTACCGAATGGGTTTTTGAAACGAACTGTGGGGATGGGTATAGTGTGTGGGTGGGTCCCACAAGCGAAGGTGCTGGCCCACAAAGCAGTAGGTGGATTCGTTTCGCACTGTGGTTGGAACTCGATATTGGAGAGTTTGTGGTACGGTGTGCCGATTGCCACGTGGCCGGTTTATGCGGAGCAACAGATGAATGCGTTTGAGATGGTTAGGGAATTGGGATTGGCGGTGGAGATTAGGTTGGATTATACAAAAGGTGGGGATCTTGTGCGGGCAGAAGAAATTGAGAATGGTGTTACTAAGTTGAAGAACGGTAGTGATGAGATTAAGAGGAAGGTTAAGGATATGAGTGAAAAGTGTAGAGTGGCTTTGACAGAGAATGGGTCATCTTATAATAATCTTGTGTCCCTTATTAAAGAATTGACAAAATAA